TATCCCTCCATCTGGAGATATCTCTAAGTACATAAAGATGCCCCTCCTTAGGGTTGTATCATTTTACTCCCCTACTGGCATAACCTCACCACAGTATCGGCTTATGGTAGGTTTTCAAGCTGTTAGATTTTGCTGTCTGATAGAAATGATTTTACCCTATGCTAATTGATAAACAAtttctcaatttaatttttcttgttagagtttgagcatcttttatgtagTTAGCCATTTGCACAGCTTTTCCCGTTGCTCTGTAGGATTGCTgatctttttattctctattttagtagctttttatatattaacatatcaTTGCTTTGTCTTAAAAGGTTGCAGATATTGTTTCTAGGTATTCATTTGTGTGTCAGCTATGCTTTTGTGTCTCTGCCATGAGCACTTACTTATGTAATCAAAATTTGTAATGTTCCCTTATTAATTCTGGATTTTGAGGTATAGTTAGGAATGATTTCCTCTCCCAGATCATAAAGAAATTCAATTTTTACATCTAAATATCCTTCCCATTTTGAACAGTTACAGGTAAGGTATGAAGAATGAATACAGGTCTACCTGTTTCCAGGTGGCTATCCTGTTATCTCAAAACCACTTGTTGAAAAGTGCCTATTCTCCCACTCATTTTAGGAACTTCATTTATGATACACTTCACTTCCATATGCAatttagtctatttttaggttttccGTTTTGTTTCTTTCAATTCTTTGTATATTAATTCATCAATGTCACCTAGTTTTACTTATGTCCTCTTTATAGTATGTTTTCATGCCTTTTATAACTCTCAATAATCTTCTGTAATCCTCTTCCAttgctctactttttaaaatgtttccctgaCTCTTCCTGCATTTTTGCATATCCTTTTTCCAGAAGAATTTTGTCATCAGTTTATCTAGATCAAAGAGGACTGGTATTATTTGTATCTAGATTTTGAATTTACAAATTAACTtaaggagaactgacatctttatgatGTTGTGATTTCTAATTCAAGAACATGGTTCAAGTTTTTCCGTTTGTTCAAGTCTGTATTTGTGTCTTATAGGAGAGCTTTATGCTTTTCTTCACATAGGCTTTGGACATCTCCTTTAAATGTGTGGATTCTTTTTGTTGGTCCTTTTCACTTGCctttcatttatatgtaaaaatactattgacttttacatgttaattttataaatgactattttactttttttttttttgtgtgtggtgtcttTTCCATTAAATCTTTTGGGTTCTAATATacagtaaaatcatctgtaaaaatatacagtcttactttttttgtttttgtttttgtctttattttaactttttgtgggggtgttaattagatttatttattttttagaggaggtgctgggaattgaacccaggaccccatgcactCCAAGCACATACTGTACAACTTGACCTATATCCTCCCccaacagttttacttttttcttcccaatTTTTAAGTGTCTAATATACCATTCTTTCAGGTAATTGCATTGGTTAATACCTCCCACATAATGTAAGATAATGAGAAAGTACTTTCCTAAAATGTTTTGAAGTTCATTCTGAGAAACACACCTGCAAAAAATCTTAATAATATCATATCCCAATATCACAGAGAACTCTTTTTGGTGAACATTATAATCTTAAAACAACTGTAAGATGTACAGATATTTTCGTTAATACTATTACTtactgaataaaattttctccaaatgGAAGCACAGGCTCATTCTCATATATTATTGGAGGAACTGAGATAACATTTGCAGCCCCCAAGTCAAATAACAGATCCCATTTGTCTTATCTTTGCTGTGATCCAAGATAAAGGTGATTTCTTACATCTCTCTCATCCCGTCATATGCATGCCATGTACATAAAGCACTTAAGAATAATCATACCATTTTGTGATCCATCTTTAACTCTGGCCAAACCAACTTGGATGTTTTAATAGCTCCCACTGGAACTTGAACATTTGTTTATTCCCCAAACAGCAGCTGGTCTTTTTCATGCCATGTAATTTATTGAGTCAATTCATATCAATACAGATGTTATTAATACAAAGGTCTCAGAGATTTTGAGCCTCCTTTACCTATAAATTAGACAGAGGGTTGATCTGACGTCATTCTGGAGCAATTGTCACTGCCTTCAGGTACTAGTTGAGTATTAGAATATCAATATGTGAGTGGAAAGGATCCTAAAGTTGCCTAGATCAACCCATTTGTGTTACATGTGAGGAATCAAAGGTACCAGTTGATGCAGCAAATTATCCAATCTCATACATCTAAGACAAGATTTGAATCCACATTTTCTGAATCCCAGGTCACCGCTATTTCTGCTACACCAGTTTAAGGGAGAGCTGGGCTGATACCCATTTAATATTAGGTATGTGGGtacagaaacaaatttaaaagtttctaCCATGGGAAAATCATAAGAATAGTATGGAGTTAAAGGGCAAAAAACATGGGAACAAAAAGTCAGAGTGTGGGTAATTGCATGTATAAATTGGTTTAGTCTGGGAACAATTCATTTAGAATGTATACTTACTGCgataagaaagggaaaggaaggaaaaaagaaaagcttggTTTAGTGGCAAGATGAAAGGGGTTCATCATGCATTTTAAGGGCACATCTTTTCAACTGGCTTTCAGTGCACTTTGTAAAGTCTGCTCAGATCTCAATAAGAGTTTCCCTCAACAGTCTAGTTTTAATGTTGACATGTTATATTACATAACTTCTCCTAGGTTCTCCATTACTATCCTCTGTCTCTACATAAACCCATCTCCTACCTGTTTAAAGTGAACTCTGGAAGCAGGAAGAGTTTTCTCTTTCAGACTGTTTTGGTGAAAGTCTATAAAATACAGCAGTTAAAAAATGTCTGACTTTAGGCAGCATGGTATTTAACAAAGtctatttaaaatacatggaaaTGTGTGAAACCGTCAGGCTTTAACTGCATCATTTTCACTAGCCTTTGAAAATGTATGGCCTTGGTGGCATAGACAGGGTCATTCATGTCTGTGTGACTGAAATGAAGAACTAAGAATAAGAGGCTACTTCATTTTTACTCTGAAGAATCTCCATTAGAAAACTGAGACAGATTATGTTTCTCTATTCCTGTTTCCCTCATGTTGTGTTCCTTTATCCTTGCCACTACGAGAAACCATTGCCCACAATCCTTTGCATCATTGTGTTCCCACTAATAATCAATCGTGATTCTCAAACATTGTTCATCCAGTCTTTCCCTGTCATCATGATGTTTTGACAAAGGTTCCCATTCCCTCCACCTTCAAAACTTGCTAGCAGCTGGTTATgaaaatttttaggttttttttttacaaactgaggAGTAAATATTCAAAgagctgaattttttatttattttgtgaagaTTTGCACTTTTCTTGTAAGCAGATTGCTAGGTTATATGAATTAATCTTGAGTTGAATCAGTTAAGACATCTGGAAAGGCCGTGGGGGAAATACTTGATAACCATGAGCAGGAGAGTGACACAGCAGGGAACTATCTAGTGGTGGGCAACCACTACATTGttttatgcaaaaaaaacccctcacTTTGTGTTTGATCActgtatttttcctatttctcctcCATTTGGAAATGTCAGAGTCCTTCTCAAAATCAGAGTGAATGGCCTGGAATAATCAGTCAGTCATAACTGAATTCATCCTACGGGTCTCTCCAGTTCTTGGAAACGCCAGGTCTtcaatttcctgtttttctctggaGTCCATGCAGCCACTGTACTGGGGAACCTCTTCATTGTTCTCACCATTGTGTCAGAGCCACACCTTCACTCCCCCATGTACTTCCTGCTGGGCCATCTCTCCTGCATTGACATGTCTCTGGCCTCCTTTGCCACCCCCAAAATGATTGCAGATTTCTTCAGTGAGCACAAAGCCATCTCGTTTGAAGGCTGCATCACCCAAATATTCTTCCTACATCTCTTAGGGGTTGCTGAGATTGTGCTGCTGATATCCATGTCTTTTGATAGGTACGTGGCTATATGTAAGCCTCTACGTTATTTAACCATCATGAGCCGGAGAACGTGTGTGGGGCTTGTGACTCTTTCCTGGATGGTCGGCATCTTCCACACTATGAGTCAGTTAGCATTCACTGTGAATCTGCCCTTCTGTGGACCCAACGAAGTGGACAGTTTCTTTTTTGATCTCCCCTTGGTGATTAAACTCGCCTGCATAGACACatacattctgggagtgttcatgaTCTCAACCAGTGGCATGATTGCCCTGGTGTGCTTCCTCCTCTTGGTGATCTCCTACACATTCATCCTGGTTACCGTGAGGCAGCGTTCCTCTGGTGGGTCCTCCAAAGCCCTCTCCACATGCAGTGCCCACTTCACTGCTGTGACTCTTTTCTTTGGCCCGTGCATTTTCATCTGTGTGTGGCCTTTCACAAATTTTCCAATAGACAGAGTGCTCTTGGTATTTTATACCATTTTCACTCCCCTCTTGAATCCAGTAATCTATACTCTCAGAAATAAAGACGTCAAGGATTCCATGAGAAAACTTAGCAGCCGTGTCTTTAAGTCTAGGAAGACTGCTCATACCCCTTGATTTCCTCGTACAAAAATGA
This is a stretch of genomic DNA from Camelus ferus isolate YT-003-E chromosome 6, BCGSAC_Cfer_1.0, whole genome shotgun sequence. It encodes these proteins:
- the LOC102516739 gene encoding LOW QUALITY PROTEIN: olfactory receptor 4K3-like (The sequence of the model RefSeq protein was modified relative to this genomic sequence to represent the inferred CDS: inserted 1 base in 1 codon), with amino-acid sequence MAWNNQSVITEFILXGLSSSWKRQVFNFLFFSGVHAATVLGNLFIVLTIVSEPHLHSPMYFLLGHLSCIDMSLASFATPKMIADFFSEHKAISFEGCITQIFFLHLLGVAEIVLLISMSFDRYVAICKPLRYLTIMSRRTCVGLVTLSWMVGIFHTMSQLAFTVNLPFCGPNEVDSFFFDLPLVIKLACIDTYILGVFMISTSGMIALVCFLLLVISYTFILVTVRQRSSGGSSKALSTCSAHFTAVTLFFGPCIFICVWPFTNFPIDRVLLVFYTIFTPLLNPVIYTLRNKDVKDSMRKLSSRVFKSRKTAHTP